The stretch of DNA CTGCATAAGATGTTATTAACATCAGTTATTGAATACTATTTTTTCAGTGGCATCGGCTCGGATTGCTGATCAGGCGGATTCTTGCTGCTGGTTGTTGATTCGAAGGCTTGATCGAATTGAGCATGGGCCCAGTCGGCTGTCGACTGGGTTTCACTTACGGCTGGCTTGCTGTGGCTGGCCGCAGGAACCATCCCCTGAGTCGCGACCTGTGGTTGAGCAGGCAAGTTGCTCACCACCTTAGAACCCACAGAGCCTGTTCGTTCATTTCGTGTGGGCAACATGTCTGATGCAGCAGCAGTTGGTGTTATGGCGTGACTGTGAGACGGGGCGCTTTCTACGGCGACCGCCGGTCTAACTGAATTCTGAAAAGATGTTTCCAAAGGCTGTGCCGGTGGAACATTCGACTTCTGGCTGGGTTTCATCATCGGTTCGACTGGCAGGCGAGAGGGCATTTCGCCTGAGGGAACCGATGGGCCAGACGAGTTGTGTTTCTTCATGGCAGGCATTTTTGAAGCGGGAACGTTCGATTCGATCGTCGCCGCTGCCGGGACAACCTGACTGTCCCGCATCACCTGCTTGTCTTTCGACCACTGGCCGATCACTTCTTCCCGACCTGTGAGCACTGGAGGCTTGGCTGTCCCTTCCGCCAGCTGAGTTTTAAGTGTGCGACGGAGATCGAGACGCTGAGCTTCTTCCACGCCAGCCACGAGTAAAATTTCATCGATGGCATAGCGTTCGCCTTCTTTACGGAGCCTGACTTCAGCCCCAAATTGCGATTCCCCCAGTTGGACCAGAGCGAGACCTTCGCCCAGTTGAATTCCCTTGAGTGAAGTCGCCAGGAATGTATCAGCCGACATACCGGAGTTGGGCACAAACTGGGTTTGCCGCCAGACGACGCGGTTAAACTCTTCCGAACAGCACTTCTGCAGATTTTCCAGGGCGATATTCTGATAAGCGGGATCACGCCCCAACGAAACAGCACAGGCAAAGTTCTGAAGAGGGATCATCAGTTCGGTTGTCATTTTGACTGAGGCCGGACGGCCTGAGATCTTCCATTCGATATCATCAATACGGAATTGACCCTGCTGTTCTCTGAGGAAGTAGGTGAGTTCCTGGCCATTCTGCATGACGTAGAAGCGAGTCAGAGCACCTTCGAATTTTCTTCCGAGAATCTGCATCTCAGGTTCGTCGAAGACTTCGAGAGGCAAGCCGGGCAGATTCTGATCGTTGACCTGACTCCAGACACGTTTTGTAAAGTCATACGTCGAGAGTTGCCGCAACGTGGTGATATCACGTTGGGCGATTGCCTCGATAAACAATTCGAGCATCGCCTGTGCGGTGAAGACAGCCGTCAGATGCTGCTCCTGATTGGTGGCAATATCGTAAACGGAAACTTCAGTCACCTCATAAACGGGGGGTTGATCGCCAATGACGATATCTCCACCCTGTCGATGCATGGCGACATGAATGACGTTCTCCTTGCTTGTCAGCGTAAAATCTGCTCGGGCCTTCTGGATTTTGACCTCGACAGTGTGAGAATTTTCTGACGGACGGGGGAGCGTGATGAGCGAGAGATCACCCAGGGCAATGGCCCCTTCATAAAACTCCTGACCACAGAACGGTTTGATCACTTCGCGATCACGCGAGGCATAGGCATCGAGGAATTCCATACAGCGCAGCACAGCCAGCGATTGTTTGTAGACCGAAGGAATCTGCTCGACCTCTTCTTTGGAATCGATGGCAATATCCGCCACCAGCCAATGCCCTTCCTGCAGCACGAGTGTCCAGACCGTTTCTCCACGTTCGCGGGGAAGCCGGACAATGGCTGTCTTTTCATCGAGAGAAGCCTCGGGACGAGTCGATTTCGAGGATCGTTTTTCGCCGGAGACAATTTTGGTGAGCTTGGTGCGGTAATCATCGGGAAGATTGCGGAAGGCGGCGGCGAATTCGGGAGTCATCTGTTCGCAGATGGTGGGAACTTCCGATTCCTGCCACGCTTCAATGGCTTCGCGGACACTGAGCAGCAGATCCATCTGTTCGGTAACAGATTTGTAGGCAGTCACGCCGCGCTTACGCTGCTTCATGAAGACGTCGTCAACGACCCATTGGCGATACTTATCGTCGAAGACCAGGTCGTAGAAGATTTCCTTCTTTTGTTCACCGACTTCGACAGTGACTCGTTTGCGTTTGGGATCAACCTCTTCAACCTTGATGACCGACGTTTTGCCCGTCGGCAGATTGAGGATTTTGAGATCATCCATCGCATCGGCAGTGCGCAGAGCTTTCTGGCTGAACGCATCGGAAGATGTGTGCTTGAGGGCTGATAGGTTGGCCGAATCAAGATTTGCGGCGAATTTTTCGATCGCTCGCGATTCCACCATATTGGCACACCCCACAGCAGAGAACGACGCTGTGAAAGCTGCGAGTAAAACCAGTCCCAGGACACCGGTACAACGAGTTGCCAGACTGCCAGTTTTTGAACCAGAGCCAGAGTGGGTGTCGTGCATAATGAAAGGAGTTCCACCGGTGGGGAGAAGCCTGCTGGCAAGTATTGAATAGCTTTTCAAATCGACACTGCTGTTTGAATCGAGAACCGGCGACTGCATGGCTGCAGACGTTGGCAGAACTGCTGGTTGCAGATCGTGAATGAGCAATGAAGATGTCTTTGAGCGATGAGGCATGTCTTCATCCTGTGTTCAACCAGCATGAACCTCGTGGGCATGAGCTTCATTGACCAGTTCAAGAGATGGCAGGAAAAAACGTCTGTGGCAGGATCAGGCGGGGAGTCAACAACAAATCGTGAGGCGGGAAGAATGAAAGCCAGGCAGGCGAAAGGATGGGAGGGCAGGCAATTTGCGAAGGGAACCGTCTGATCATTGGCCCGATGAATCGAACCAGCCACCAGACTTCCGAGCGACGGTATCGCTCAATCGGCAGAAGCAGGTCAACGGGCATTCGATCGTTGAAGTGACTAAAGATCGGCAGAAGCTGCAAGGAACAGGGATTTCAGGCCATTTCTCCAGGGCGTGTGGCGAAATTCGCCGATGGCCGGGTGAAAACCATCGATTTTGAAGCCATCAATCACAATGTCTGGCCCGAAACACTTCCCGCTGCACGGCAAATCGATCGGGGCTCTTCATCGGAAGCTCACCAATGGAAACCACCCGATGTCGTTCGAAGAATAGCGGCTGAGCGGCAGAAATGACCGGAAAGGGGTTTGAGTTTGGACTTGTGGGAAACGGGATTGTCGAAGACAACTTCGGTATCAAACCCGGCGTCTTAATCACGCCGGAGGTGCCAACCCTGTTCACGAGAGCCTGGATCATCAACGGCGCATGTCGTTTTGACATGGTCAGATCCCGCTCGTTCGTATGCGACTCCACCGTCGCATGATGGACCCGGGTTTGATGTTTTTCTCTTGGACTGACAGGTGATGAGACTGCTGGGACTTTCAGATAAGAATACCCGCGCTCACAAAGTTGAGCACTCACTCCCATTCATTGTCATGCCGTGTGCGACGCGATGACGCACAATTCCGGACACAGGCACATCAAACACCTGTGACCTTGAAGATGCCGATGATGGCCAGCAGCACGAACACTGCAACAAAGACCAGAAACGCAAAGGTGAGAGCAAAATAGAACGCGGCCAAAGCCAATGAATCGACAAATTTTAAGCCCGCATTCGACTCTTTCTCCGGAATTGTTTTCATCAGTACGGCCGCAGTGATCAGCAGACCAAATATCGTGGCATACATGAAGTACAGAGGAGGAAAGCTAAACGCGAGATTCATCCTGGAATATCCACGATCATCTTCCAATCCACCTAACAATGAGATGGAAAAGACCGAACTCAAACTCACATAACCATTAAGGGAGATCAGGATAAAATTGGTGATCAGAGAACTCTTGAGAGCAGCTCGATAAGGAATCGTGGCAAATCCCAACCAAATCGCAGCGAGACGTAGCCAAATGGCTCCAACCAGGCTGCTCACCAGAAGTCCCGCAACAATCAAGGCAAATCCATACAAGGCCTGGGTAATCCATGCGATATCCATCCATCACTCCAGCTTCACGTCTGTGCTGCGACTGTCGAACTGTCAGAGCTTTGTTGCCTGTAAAAAAGTTTACTAGGCGACCCCTGCCATGGCGTTCATAACTCATTCAAGGAGGTAGCAGCAACTGAAATCGTGTTCTTGAGGCGATTTCAGCTCGATTTGACGACCCGCATGTAAGAAGAGCTCTGGGCTTAGGCCGGCAGGATGGACCACTAACGTGGAACACTTTAAGAAGCTTGTGTCCATTCACCCGAATTGGCACGGCGTTCGATTTCGAGGAGTTTAGCGAGACGGCGGGCGTGGCGTTCTTCGTTGGTGTACCGAGCGTTCAAAAATGACTGCACAATCTCGAGCGCCAGCGCTTCGCCGACAATCCGGGCACCCAGACATAGGACGTTCATATCATCGTGCTCA from Planctopirus ephydatiae encodes:
- a CDS encoding Tim44 domain-containing protein; translated protein: MPHRSKTSSLLIHDLQPAVLPTSAAMQSPVLDSNSSVDLKSYSILASRLLPTGGTPFIMHDTHSGSGSKTGSLATRCTGVLGLVLLAAFTASFSAVGCANMVESRAIEKFAANLDSANLSALKHTSSDAFSQKALRTADAMDDLKILNLPTGKTSVIKVEEVDPKRKRVTVEVGEQKKEIFYDLVFDDKYRQWVVDDVFMKQRKRGVTAYKSVTEQMDLLLSVREAIEAWQESEVPTICEQMTPEFAAAFRNLPDDYRTKLTKIVSGEKRSSKSTRPEASLDEKTAIVRLPRERGETVWTLVLQEGHWLVADIAIDSKEEVEQIPSVYKQSLAVLRCMEFLDAYASRDREVIKPFCGQEFYEGAIALGDLSLITLPRPSENSHTVEVKIQKARADFTLTSKENVIHVAMHRQGGDIVIGDQPPVYEVTEVSVYDIATNQEQHLTAVFTAQAMLELFIEAIAQRDITTLRQLSTYDFTKRVWSQVNDQNLPGLPLEVFDEPEMQILGRKFEGALTRFYVMQNGQELTYFLREQQGQFRIDDIEWKISGRPASVKMTTELMIPLQNFACAVSLGRDPAYQNIALENLQKCCSEEFNRVVWRQTQFVPNSGMSADTFLATSLKGIQLGEGLALVQLGESQFGAEVRLRKEGERYAIDEILLVAGVEEAQRLDLRRTLKTQLAEGTAKPPVLTGREEVIGQWSKDKQVMRDSQVVPAAATIESNVPASKMPAMKKHNSSGPSVPSGEMPSRLPVEPMMKPSQKSNVPPAQPLETSFQNSVRPAVAVESAPSHSHAITPTAAASDMLPTRNERTGSVGSKVVSNLPAQPQVATQGMVPAASHSKPAVSETQSTADWAHAQFDQAFESTTSSKNPPDQQSEPMPLKK